In Novosphingobium aromaticivorans DSM 12444, the following proteins share a genomic window:
- a CDS encoding DUF6771 family protein: MERIDTSAVAHAILDAPGWARVGITAPSSCLREDAALELARVIADAVTAPASQMAEAQTSLPL; encoded by the coding sequence ATGGAACGAATCGATACGTCTGCGGTCGCACATGCGATTCTCGACGCCCCGGGCTGGGCGCGCGTCGGCATTACCGCCCCAAGCTCCTGCCTGCGCGAGGATGCTGCGCTCGAGCTCGCCCGGGTTATCGCCGATGCCGTGACCGCGCCTGCCAGCCAGATGGCCGAGGCACAGACTTCGCTGCCGCTCTGA
- a CDS encoding SOS response-associated peptidase, with protein MCNLYRMTKAPAEIARLFGARAGEGANFAAEVYPSYPGLVVAEGEARVMTWGFPLVLKGKSGQPLKPKPVNNAREDKLWTAFWRASFERRRCLIPVSAWAEAEGAKGAMTRTWYSLAGEEVFAVAGLWRPTEEWGQAYSMVMVDGCPQMADVHDRMPVVLARSDWEQWLSGTPAEAFALCQTCSSALEVDRTPERWAARRG; from the coding sequence ATGTGCAATTTGTACCGCATGACCAAGGCGCCTGCCGAGATCGCCCGGCTGTTCGGCGCGCGGGCGGGGGAGGGCGCCAACTTCGCGGCCGAGGTCTATCCGAGCTATCCGGGGCTGGTGGTTGCCGAAGGCGAGGCCCGGGTGATGACCTGGGGCTTCCCGCTCGTGCTCAAGGGCAAGAGCGGTCAGCCATTGAAGCCCAAGCCGGTCAACAACGCGCGCGAGGACAAGCTCTGGACGGCGTTCTGGCGGGCCAGCTTCGAGCGCCGCCGCTGCCTGATCCCGGTCAGTGCCTGGGCCGAGGCCGAAGGCGCGAAGGGTGCAATGACCCGCACCTGGTACTCGCTGGCGGGCGAAGAGGTCTTCGCCGTCGCCGGACTCTGGCGTCCGACCGAGGAATGGGGCCAGGCCTATTCGATGGTGATGGTCGATGGCTGCCCGCAGATGGCCGATGTCCATGACCGCATGCCGGTCGTGCTGGCGCGGAGCGACTGGGAGCAATGGTTGTCGGGCACCCCGGCCGAGGCCTTTGCGCTGTGCCAGACATGCTCAAGCGCGCTTGAGGTCGACCGAACCCCCGAGCGCTGGGCCGCCCGCCGCGGCTGA
- a CDS encoding DUF1173 domain-containing protein, with translation MIQRYRVLGRSVAEGDELQPLLAKAYAQKAQVLCECRKGTDLPLYISHRNDRYVLARWPGSGARHATACDHYEAPDYLTGMGQVRGAAIIDDETSGETSLKLGFPLSRGSARLAPAAITNDKPTVKSSGQKLSMRGLLHVLWDRAELTHWHPKMAGKRSWFVVRRALLEAAASCRAKQEALPHVLFVPESFKLEEKEDIRARRRTALERVYRSRDEMMVVVGEIKEIVSAHGAERIVLRHVGDMPFVMDTDMARRFHKRFAGELALWQAQHGSKAEQDHLVIAGSFARRREGTFDLIEVALMPVTPEWLPYETSDERYLIAKAVAEKRRFVKGLRVNLDVDMPIASLVLKDTGEEACAVHIHDRDNEVAEPLEALLAGQGVAHRFWKEGEPLPARVTRQRRWEAQAAA, from the coding sequence ATGATCCAGCGATACCGTGTGCTCGGCCGCAGCGTGGCCGAAGGCGATGAACTTCAGCCGCTTTTGGCAAAAGCCTACGCGCAAAAGGCCCAGGTCCTGTGCGAATGCCGCAAGGGGACCGACCTGCCGCTCTACATTTCGCACAGGAACGACCGCTACGTGCTGGCGCGCTGGCCGGGCTCTGGCGCGCGGCACGCGACCGCCTGCGACCACTACGAGGCGCCCGATTACCTGACCGGCATGGGCCAGGTCCGCGGCGCGGCGATCATCGACGATGAGACGAGCGGCGAAACCAGCCTCAAGCTCGGCTTCCCGCTCTCACGTGGCAGCGCCCGGCTCGCGCCCGCGGCGATAACCAACGACAAGCCGACGGTGAAATCGTCGGGCCAGAAGCTGTCGATGCGCGGGCTGCTCCACGTCCTATGGGACCGCGCCGAGCTCACGCACTGGCATCCCAAGATGGCAGGCAAGCGCAGCTGGTTCGTGGTGCGCCGCGCGCTGCTCGAGGCAGCCGCGTCATGCCGGGCGAAGCAGGAGGCCCTTCCCCATGTGCTGTTCGTGCCGGAAAGCTTCAAGCTGGAGGAGAAGGAGGACATCCGCGCCCGCCGCCGCACCGCGCTCGAGCGGGTCTACCGCTCGCGCGACGAGATGATGGTGGTGGTCGGCGAGATCAAGGAGATCGTCTCGGCCCACGGCGCGGAGCGGATCGTCCTGCGCCACGTCGGCGACATGCCGTTCGTGATGGACACCGATATGGCGCGCCGGTTCCACAAGCGGTTCGCGGGCGAACTCGCGCTGTGGCAGGCGCAGCATGGCAGCAAAGCCGAGCAGGATCACCTGGTGATCGCGGGCTCGTTCGCGCGGCGGCGCGAAGGCACCTTCGACCTGATCGAGGTCGCACTGATGCCGGTGACGCCCGAATGGCTCCCCTACGAGACCAGCGACGAGCGCTATCTGATCGCCAAGGCGGTCGCCGAGAAGCGCCGGTTCGTGAAGGGCCTGCGCGTCAATCTCGACGTCGACATGCCGATCGCGAGCCTGGTGCTGAAGGACACTGGCGAGGAAGCCTGCGCGGTGCATATCCATGACCGCGACAACGAAGTGGCCGAGCCGCTCGAGGCGCTGCTCGCCGGGCAAGGCGTCGCGCACCGGTTCTGGAAGGAAGGCGAGCCGCTCCCGGCGCGCGTCACGCGGCAACGACGCTGGGAAGCGCAGGCCGCAGCCTGA
- a CDS encoding YdeI/OmpD-associated family protein, with amino-acid sequence MTEIRGNLPILLFAAQAAFEDWLAQQPEGAPGAWLRFAKKGAAITSLTKAEAIDAALCHGWIDGQLDKYDAESWLIRFTPRKARSKWSEVNRTRAEELIAAGRMRPRGLAEVDRAKADGRWAAAYAPASTAMVPEDLAQALAASTKAAAFFAMLTGDNCYAVLYRIGAVNRAETRARKIAEFVAMLARGETLHG; translated from the coding sequence ATGACCGAAATACGCGGCAATCTGCCGATCCTGCTGTTCGCAGCCCAGGCTGCGTTCGAGGATTGGCTCGCGCAGCAACCGGAAGGCGCCCCCGGCGCATGGCTGCGCTTCGCGAAGAAGGGCGCTGCAATCACCAGTCTGACCAAGGCCGAGGCGATCGATGCGGCGCTGTGCCACGGGTGGATCGACGGCCAGCTCGACAAATACGATGCGGAGAGCTGGCTGATCCGCTTCACGCCGCGCAAGGCCCGCAGCAAGTGGTCCGAGGTCAACCGGACCCGGGCCGAGGAACTCATCGCGGCAGGGCGGATGCGTCCGCGCGGGCTTGCCGAAGTGGATCGCGCCAAGGCCGATGGCCGCTGGGCGGCGGCCTATGCCCCGGCGAGCACCGCTATGGTCCCAGAGGATCTGGCCCAAGCACTTGCCGCAAGTACCAAGGCCGCGGCGTTCTTCGCCATGCTGACCGGCGACAACTGCTACGCGGTGCTCTACCGCATTGGGGCAGTTAATCGGGCCGAGACCCGCGCGCGCAAGATCGCCGAGTTCGTGGCCATGCTCGCTCGCGGCGAGACCCTCCACGGCTGA
- a CDS encoding pentapeptide repeat-containing protein — protein sequence MDDLFSPRGLSGLTLTRSDLAPLTGGAPQVVTDCDLEEADLSGLDLTGWRFERCNLRKADCSAAKLEGSIWQGCRAPFVSFVGANLSEAAFAGGDFNNSVWRRATLTSAKFVGTKLTGADFSEARAMHIHFEEVLLVSAKLPGFSFRKETLRRVDLSGADLRKGDFRMTVFEECSLREAMVAGSRFEGSDLRGANLGGLRLVDANLFRGATISREQAGQLLGELGLSVR from the coding sequence ATGGACGACTTGTTTTCTCCTCGCGGCCTTTCGGGGCTGACGCTGACGCGTTCCGATCTCGCACCGCTCACTGGCGGCGCGCCGCAGGTCGTGACTGATTGCGACCTCGAGGAGGCCGACCTCTCCGGGCTCGACCTCACGGGCTGGCGCTTCGAACGCTGCAATCTGCGCAAGGCCGATTGCAGCGCTGCCAAGCTTGAAGGCTCGATTTGGCAAGGCTGCCGGGCACCCTTTGTGAGTTTCGTCGGTGCCAATCTCAGCGAGGCTGCGTTCGCTGGCGGGGACTTCAACAATTCCGTCTGGCGGCGCGCGACGCTGACCTCGGCGAAGTTCGTCGGGACCAAGCTCACCGGTGCGGATTTCTCCGAAGCGCGGGCCATGCATATCCACTTCGAGGAAGTGCTGCTGGTCAGCGCCAAGCTGCCCGGCTTCTCGTTCCGTAAGGAGACCCTGCGCCGGGTCGACCTCTCCGGTGCGGACCTGCGCAAGGGCGACTTCCGCATGACGGTGTTCGAGGAATGCAGCCTGCGCGAAGCGATGGTCGCGGGATCGCGCTTCGAAGGCTCGGACCTGCGCGGTGCCAATCTTGGCGGGCTGCGCCTGGTCGATGCCAACCTGTTTCGCGGGGCGACGATCTCGCGCGAGCAGGCCGGGCAACTGCTTGGCGAACTCGGTTTGTCGGTCCGCTAA
- a CDS encoding RNA polymerase sigma factor, protein MGNRQQSETSRGELILAAQGGDSVAIGRLLASCQNDIRRYARRHCAASDIDDAVQETLLVITRKVASLRAAAAFTGWLFTVIRRECQRLARAMLSQGAEPLDVAEQRICTLPDETLRLDVAAALESLPAHYLEVILLRDFEELTIAEIAGRLHEPAGAIKSRLHRARALVREYLSHEAATP, encoded by the coding sequence ATGGGCAACAGGCAGCAAAGCGAGACAAGCCGCGGCGAGTTGATCCTCGCCGCGCAGGGCGGTGACAGTGTCGCCATCGGCCGCCTGCTCGCCAGCTGCCAGAACGACATCCGCCGCTATGCCCGGCGGCACTGTGCCGCCAGCGACATCGACGATGCCGTCCAGGAAACCCTGCTGGTGATCACCCGCAAGGTCGCGAGCCTCAGGGCCGCGGCGGCGTTCACGGGCTGGCTGTTCACCGTCATCCGCCGCGAGTGCCAGCGGCTTGCCCGCGCGATGCTCAGCCAGGGTGCCGAACCGCTCGATGTGGCCGAACAGCGGATCTGCACGCTTCCCGACGAAACCCTGCGGCTCGATGTCGCCGCCGCGCTGGAATCGCTGCCGGCGCACTACCTCGAGGTGATCCTGCTGCGCGATTTCGAGGAACTGACGATCGCCGAGATCGCCGGGCGGCTCCATGAGCCGGCAGGGGCGATCAAGAGCCGCCTGCACCGCGCCCGCGCGCTGGTGCGCGAATACCTCTCGCACGAGGCGGCAACGCCTTAG
- a CDS encoding YgaP family membrane protein — MFYSKNVPGWERVLRLMMGMGALAFAWINWHVSPMAVMAGVMGAMLAMTGLIGFCPACAMAGRKLEKARLDKSK, encoded by the coding sequence ATGTTCTATTCCAAAAACGTGCCCGGTTGGGAACGTGTCCTGCGCCTCATGATGGGCATGGGCGCGCTCGCCTTTGCCTGGATCAACTGGCATGTCTCGCCGATGGCGGTGATGGCGGGCGTGATGGGCGCCATGCTGGCGATGACGGGATTGATCGGGTTCTGCCCGGCCTGCGCGATGGCGGGCCGCAAGCTCGAGAAAGCCAGGCTGGACAAGAGCAAGTAG
- a CDS encoding thermonuclease family protein, which yields MPVVLAAAVLCLSPSVHDGDTIRCGRERVRIANIDAPELPDSPKCQDRRRSYAWCDFAAGEASRVALVRLLSRGRVMIERLGTDPYGRTLATVSVGGVDAGDYLISQGLARPWR from the coding sequence ATGCCTGTCGTTCTCGCTGCCGCCGTCCTGTGCCTTTCGCCATCGGTTCACGACGGCGACACGATCCGCTGCGGCCGCGAGCGGGTGCGGATCGCCAACATCGACGCGCCGGAGCTACCCGACAGCCCCAAATGTCAGGACCGACGCCGGTCCTATGCCTGGTGTGACTTTGCCGCGGGCGAAGCCTCGCGCGTCGCGCTCGTCCGGCTGCTGTCGCGCGGCCGGGTCATGATCGAACGGCTCGGGACCGATCCCTACGGGCGGACGCTGGCCACCGTGTCGGTGGGTGGCGTGGACGCCGGTGACTACCTCATCTCGCAGGGTCTCGCGCGGCCCTGGCGCTGA
- a CDS encoding single-stranded DNA-binding protein — MKNLVILIGRIASAPETRHAGETAITSFTLVTDRPKLVDGKTVKNEAGYTETIPEFHRITAFNGLGTSVAKHKKKGDLVEVQGRLHYSKWTDREGVERYAVEIVSEEVLFL, encoded by the coding sequence ATGAAGAACCTCGTCATCCTGATCGGCCGCATCGCGTCCGCCCCCGAAACCCGCCACGCCGGCGAGACCGCGATCACCTCGTTCACCCTCGTTACCGACCGCCCCAAGCTGGTCGACGGCAAGACGGTCAAGAACGAGGCGGGCTACACCGAGACCATCCCCGAATTCCACCGCATCACCGCCTTCAACGGCCTCGGCACTTCGGTCGCCAAGCACAAGAAGAAGGGCGATCTGGTCGAGGTCCAGGGCCGCCTCCACTACTCGAAGTGGACCGATCGGGAAGGCGTCGAGCGCTATGCGGTCGAGATCGTCTCCGAGGAAGTCCTCTTCCTCTGA
- a CDS encoding MucR family transcriptional regulator gives MADDTLLDHVADIVSAHVSNNSVSANDLPGLIQSVYTSLATLGQAPEPLEEKLTPAVSVRASVKPDAVTCLDCGAKMKMLKRHLGTDHGMTPAEYRTRWNLPADYPMVAPEYAAKRKELAVRIGLGRKPGQKPKAKAEPAKTAKPRKKLGVAFGATDAG, from the coding sequence ATGGCTGACGACACCCTGCTGGACCACGTTGCCGACATCGTCTCCGCCCATGTCAGCAACAATTCGGTTTCGGCCAATGATCTGCCGGGCCTGATCCAGTCGGTCTATACTTCGCTTGCCACACTCGGCCAGGCTCCCGAGCCGCTCGAGGAAAAGCTCACGCCTGCAGTCTCGGTCCGCGCGTCGGTCAAGCCCGACGCCGTGACCTGTCTCGACTGCGGCGCGAAGATGAAGATGCTCAAGCGCCACCTCGGCACCGACCATGGCATGACCCCGGCTGAGTACCGCACGCGCTGGAACCTGCCGGCAGACTATCCGATGGTCGCGCCGGAATATGCCGCCAAGCGCAAGGAACTCGCGGTCCGGATCGGGCTCGGCCGCAAGCCCGGACAGAAGCCGAAGGCCAAGGCTGAACCCGCAAAGACGGCCAAGCCGCGCAAGAAACTTGGCGTTGCCTTTGGCGCTACCGATGCCGGATAG
- a CDS encoding tyrosine-type recombinase/integrase, with product MGLTPLALVGGTPHDTDRYNNWLEGRLAEISPLLVANPIWSDAMMGEVFGHPWLSQTYASLPLQAAVPVLTNEIKAYLAVSVLDDRKADAHWFQRRIPVIRYLVEEGADLLGHFEAGCLADIPHPGFAPSDDEGARKRNHHNDAVLECYAAWYGANYGRRRQSQTRQWIRGGKIVTSEFRSPEVQLFGDIHRFAIINRAQMAPMHDRDIILLNDLYSEEDTRFRDRQRRSDTYINFLNFEPWLRPLMRGFLLDKVAHGEFAPRTVIAMRSRLRLFAQFLHEESVAGPAKINELTMERYLAWGNARNAAGKNWYTDIVQLMRAAPVLLPGEWPRIALDKRAARRIRYKQAPDDPRNRLYASREGANRAAPPEALAAMMARLDELPAPIPVIFMIGITTGARAEDLHALLFDCLRPDPHDKRFMLFTFWQNKVSRWNTKPLLATDPAHRAMIELIEAQQDRVRQRYGRATKYLFPVFYGKRESFLGYNWTLQELRMLCLRHGIVDGEGKPFDFSWHPLRHHRGTQMAAEGHDILSIMFELGHASPDMASMYVNKRLDLKKNALLRKGGGQFFTIAGKVDEAVGDLLLRKETMLATRVCGGACTLPGQLGEWCEHAHACLTCRFFRADGGDVEHFRCERAGLYAAIEGLEQEAQNYEEGGQTRMADITRKRLQRNKDAVHNTDTIIRSIEEHGLYKGEKQRYRPATAREEATS from the coding sequence ATGGGCCTGACGCCGCTGGCGCTCGTCGGCGGCACGCCGCACGATACCGATCGCTACAACAACTGGCTTGAGGGGCGCCTCGCGGAGATATCCCCCCTCCTCGTCGCCAATCCCATTTGGTCGGACGCCATGATGGGTGAGGTGTTCGGCCATCCCTGGCTGAGCCAGACATACGCAAGCTTGCCGCTTCAGGCTGCGGTTCCGGTACTCACCAACGAGATCAAGGCTTACCTGGCGGTATCCGTTCTCGACGATCGCAAGGCGGACGCCCACTGGTTCCAGCGCCGGATCCCGGTGATCCGCTATCTGGTAGAGGAAGGCGCGGACCTGCTTGGTCACTTTGAGGCGGGCTGCCTTGCCGACATCCCTCACCCCGGCTTCGCGCCATCAGATGACGAGGGTGCGCGCAAACGGAACCACCACAACGATGCAGTGCTGGAGTGCTACGCCGCCTGGTATGGCGCGAATTATGGACGGCGCAGGCAAAGCCAGACCCGCCAGTGGATCCGGGGCGGCAAGATCGTCACCAGCGAGTTCCGCTCACCGGAAGTGCAGCTGTTCGGTGATATCCATCGCTTCGCGATCATCAACCGGGCGCAGATGGCACCGATGCATGACCGCGACATCATCCTGCTCAACGATCTCTACAGCGAGGAGGACACACGCTTCCGCGATCGGCAACGGCGAAGCGACACCTATATCAACTTCCTGAACTTCGAGCCGTGGCTGCGCCCGCTGATGCGCGGCTTCCTGCTCGACAAGGTCGCACATGGGGAATTTGCGCCAAGAACGGTGATCGCGATGCGATCTCGGTTACGGCTGTTTGCGCAGTTCCTCCACGAAGAATCCGTCGCTGGTCCTGCGAAGATCAACGAACTAACGATGGAGCGCTATCTTGCATGGGGAAACGCGCGCAATGCCGCCGGCAAGAACTGGTACACCGACATCGTCCAACTGATGCGGGCAGCACCGGTGCTACTGCCGGGGGAATGGCCGCGGATCGCGCTCGACAAGCGCGCGGCGCGGCGCATCCGTTACAAGCAGGCACCGGATGACCCGCGCAACCGGCTCTACGCTTCGCGAGAGGGCGCCAACCGGGCGGCGCCTCCTGAGGCCTTGGCCGCGATGATGGCCAGGCTCGATGAACTGCCTGCCCCTATCCCGGTAATCTTCATGATCGGGATCACCACCGGTGCGCGAGCCGAAGACCTGCATGCCTTGCTCTTCGACTGCCTGCGGCCCGATCCGCACGACAAGCGGTTCATGCTGTTCACGTTCTGGCAGAACAAGGTCAGCCGCTGGAACACCAAGCCCTTGCTGGCGACCGATCCCGCGCACCGGGCCATGATCGAGTTGATCGAAGCCCAGCAGGATCGCGTCCGGCAGCGTTACGGGCGCGCCACGAAATACCTGTTCCCCGTCTTTTACGGCAAGCGGGAATCGTTCCTCGGCTACAACTGGACCTTGCAGGAGCTCAGGATGCTGTGCCTCAGGCACGGGATCGTCGATGGCGAAGGCAAGCCGTTCGACTTCTCATGGCATCCGTTGCGCCACCATCGAGGGACACAAATGGCGGCCGAAGGCCACGACATCCTGAGCATCATGTTCGAGCTCGGCCATGCCTCGCCGGATATGGCGTCGATGTACGTCAACAAGCGTCTCGATCTCAAGAAGAACGCCTTGCTGCGAAAGGGTGGCGGCCAGTTCTTCACAATCGCGGGCAAGGTCGACGAAGCGGTCGGCGATCTCCTGCTGCGCAAGGAAACCATGCTGGCCACGCGGGTCTGCGGCGGCGCCTGCACGCTGCCAGGGCAACTCGGCGAATGGTGCGAGCACGCCCACGCCTGCCTGACCTGCCGGTTCTTCCGCGCCGATGGCGGCGACGTGGAGCACTTCCGCTGTGAACGGGCCGGACTTTACGCCGCGATCGAAGGGCTCGAGCAGGAAGCGCAGAACTACGAGGAAGGCGGACAGACCCGCATGGCCGACATCACGCGAAAGCGCCTGCAACGCAATAAGGATGCGGTCCACAACACCGACACCATCATCCGCTCCATCGAGGAGCACGGCCTCTACAAGGGTGAAAAGCAGCGCTACAGGCCGGCCACTGCTCGAGAGGAAGCGACGTCATGA
- a CDS encoding tyrosine-type recombinase/integrase has protein sequence MSTPFATTPWQAARIEMPGGRRSWTVLDDDGDVVECLRHWIVHLEQTHASPNTIRAYVRHVVDFASFLGANGAGIHEATVALYDSFLAWRLARRKDALPSPRLILLRKQETRILAPSTRNQIQLAVKSFYRFYNGTDDFAVDTTEVTKAYDGHRIYKPFLEHISQRRTTRRKDRYLSGDPGRVQQQVLKKRLTPSEVLRLIEACGLARDAFLVVLLYNTGLRIGEALGLRHVDIDLAEKVIWVVPREDNANEARAKSGRTRGVPVHDYVLNMYVDYITSDEYLPAFESGAEYVFTNVKAGVIGHAMSLSYAQKLAGLLEQRTHIAFSWHMFRHSHASEAIAAGYSLLEVADRLGHASPQTTAAFYQHLFASEIRRLYLTGPDEVHERLEKLREAELLGKDLRWA, from the coding sequence GTGTCCACTCCGTTCGCTACGACGCCCTGGCAGGCTGCGCGCATCGAAATGCCCGGCGGTCGCCGGTCGTGGACGGTATTGGATGATGACGGCGATGTCGTCGAGTGCCTTCGTCACTGGATCGTCCATCTCGAACAGACCCATGCGTCACCAAACACGATCCGCGCTTATGTTCGCCACGTTGTGGACTTCGCTAGCTTCCTCGGCGCAAACGGCGCCGGCATCCATGAAGCCACGGTTGCGCTGTATGACAGCTTCCTTGCCTGGCGGCTTGCCCGCCGAAAGGATGCGCTGCCAAGTCCTCGGCTGATCCTGCTACGCAAGCAGGAAACGCGGATTCTGGCACCATCGACGCGCAACCAGATCCAGCTCGCGGTCAAATCGTTCTACCGCTTTTACAACGGCACTGACGACTTCGCGGTCGATACGACCGAGGTCACAAAGGCCTATGACGGCCACCGGATCTACAAGCCGTTCCTTGAGCATATCAGCCAGCGACGGACGACACGGCGCAAAGACCGTTATCTCTCGGGCGATCCCGGCCGGGTCCAGCAGCAGGTGCTCAAGAAGCGGCTGACGCCGAGCGAGGTTCTGCGGCTGATCGAGGCCTGCGGGCTCGCGCGCGACGCCTTCCTGGTCGTGCTGCTCTACAACACCGGCCTTAGGATCGGTGAAGCGCTGGGCCTGCGCCATGTCGATATCGATCTCGCCGAAAAGGTCATCTGGGTCGTTCCGCGCGAAGACAATGCCAATGAGGCCCGTGCGAAATCGGGCCGGACGCGCGGTGTGCCGGTGCACGACTACGTGCTCAACATGTACGTCGATTACATCACCAGCGACGAATATCTGCCAGCCTTCGAGTCCGGCGCCGAGTACGTCTTCACCAATGTCAAAGCCGGCGTCATCGGGCACGCCATGAGCCTGTCCTACGCGCAGAAGCTCGCGGGCCTGCTGGAGCAGCGCACCCATATCGCCTTCAGCTGGCACATGTTCCGCCACAGCCATGCATCCGAGGCGATCGCGGCGGGATACAGCCTGCTCGAAGTGGCCGACCGGCTCGGGCATGCCAGCCCGCAAACGACAGCGGCGTTCTATCAGCACCTGTTCGCCTCGGAAATCCGCAGGCTTTACCTCACAGGACCCGACGAGGTGCATGAAAGGCTTGAGAAACTTCGCGAGGCTGAGCTGCTCGGAAAGGATCTGCGATGGGCCTGA
- a CDS encoding AbrB/MazE/SpoVT family DNA-binding domain-containing protein encodes MTVQVTITPNGRMSLPADIRKRLGLAGGGALLVEETEDGVILRTVAQSIAHAQALAKKYTGGKSEASVDAFLARRREESGE; translated from the coding sequence ATGACGGTTCAAGTGACGATCACGCCAAACGGCCGGATGAGCCTGCCTGCCGATATCCGCAAGCGGCTCGGCCTCGCTGGTGGCGGCGCCTTGCTGGTCGAGGAAACCGAGGACGGCGTCATCTTGCGAACGGTCGCGCAGTCCATCGCTCACGCGCAGGCGCTCGCGAAAAAGTACACGGGCGGCAAGTCCGAGGCCTCGGTCGATGCCTTCCTTGCCCGCCGCCGTGAGGAATCCGGCGAATGA
- a CDS encoding type II toxin-antitoxin system VapC family toxin, translating into MSEVVLDASALLALLRDEPGADKVADAIADARMSSVNFAEVVSHFIHAGMPAGEVDAMLKPLPMAIVDADHGLATIAGRLRAATAEAGLSLGDRFCLALARRDGLPALTADKQWRTVAAAAGVSVAVIR; encoded by the coding sequence ATGAGCGAAGTGGTGCTCGATGCCTCAGCGCTCCTTGCCTTGCTCCGGGACGAGCCCGGAGCCGACAAGGTTGCCGACGCCATCGCGGATGCTCGCATGTCCAGCGTCAACTTTGCCGAAGTCGTCAGCCACTTCATTCACGCCGGCATGCCAGCGGGCGAAGTCGATGCGATGCTGAAACCCTTGCCGATGGCCATCGTCGATGCGGACCACGGCCTTGCCACGATCGCCGGACGCTTGCGCGCCGCGACGGCCGAAGCCGGCCTGTCGCTCGGCGACCGGTTCTGCCTTGCACTGGCCCGCCGCGATGGCCTCCCAGCCCTGACTGCGGACAAGCAGTGGCGGACCGTTGCCGCCGCCGCCGGGGTTAGCGTCGCAGTCATTCGCTGA